One window of the Candidatus Microbacterium colombiense genome contains the following:
- a CDS encoding MogA/MoaB family molybdenum cofactor biosynthesis protein encodes MTPLPACVITVSDRSFAGEREDRGGPIAVGLLREAGWHCPDAEVIPDGAGSVADALRRASARGVRLVVTTGGTGVGPRDETPEGTRRVITRELPGIAEELRRSGLADTPLSVISRGLAGIVDPAGMLVVNLPGSTRAVASGVPVVLGVAGHIVDQLQGGDH; translated from the coding sequence ATGACGCCGCTTCCCGCCTGTGTGATCACCGTCTCGGATCGGTCCTTCGCGGGGGAGCGTGAGGACCGCGGCGGTCCGATCGCAGTCGGGCTGCTGCGTGAGGCCGGGTGGCATTGCCCGGATGCCGAGGTGATCCCCGACGGCGCGGGTTCTGTCGCCGACGCCCTGCGCCGAGCATCCGCGCGGGGGGTCCGCCTCGTCGTGACGACCGGCGGCACCGGCGTCGGGCCCCGCGACGAGACCCCCGAGGGCACCAGGCGTGTCATCACCCGCGAGCTCCCCGGGATCGCCGAAGAGCTGCGCCGCAGCGGCCTCGCCGACACCCCGCTCTCGGTGATCTCCCGCGGACTCGCCGGCATCGTCGACCCAGCGGGCATGCTCGTGGTGAACCTTCCCGGATCCACGCGCGCCGTGGCATCCGGGGTGCCTGTGGTGCTCGGCGTCGCCGGGCACATCGTGGATCAGCTACAGGGTGGAGATCACTGA
- a CDS encoding ArsB/NhaD family transporter, producing the protein MKLGAGTMAVLALVVIAVVCVATGLLPSADAGALGDRITPVLGFVVAITIVAELARDAAVFDVLAQRLARWGRGRVIALWASVVALAVVSTVFLSLDTTAVIVTPVVVVLAQSIGVSPMPFALATVWLANTASLALPVSNLTNLLAAPAIGADPGAFLALSWAPTLVGVLIPVAILTVVHRRTLFGTYRVPKTGDPSDRMLFWCATGVLVVLLPLLTVTHEVWIPATAAALLLVALFAVRRRHVLRLTLVPWQAIGLAAALFVLVETAHANGILDFLTSLAPDGHAPAELLRLAAVGALTANGVNNLPAYLILEPAAGDPVALMALLIGVNLGPLVTPWASLATLLWHHRIVSLGVDIRWGRFMLWGLVVAVPTVAVATLALALVAG; encoded by the coding sequence ATGAAGCTCGGGGCGGGGACGATGGCCGTCCTCGCACTGGTCGTGATCGCCGTCGTGTGCGTGGCCACGGGCCTGCTCCCCTCTGCGGATGCCGGAGCGCTCGGCGACCGCATCACCCCGGTGCTGGGGTTCGTGGTGGCGATCACTATCGTCGCGGAGCTGGCTCGGGATGCGGCCGTCTTCGATGTTCTCGCGCAGCGGCTCGCCCGCTGGGGCCGTGGTCGCGTGATCGCTCTGTGGGCCTCGGTCGTGGCCCTCGCGGTGGTGAGCACGGTGTTCCTCTCGCTCGACACGACCGCGGTGATCGTGACGCCGGTGGTCGTGGTGCTGGCGCAGAGCATCGGAGTGTCGCCCATGCCGTTCGCGCTCGCCACGGTGTGGCTGGCGAACACGGCATCCCTCGCTCTGCCGGTCTCGAACCTCACGAATCTGCTCGCCGCTCCCGCGATCGGGGCCGATCCCGGCGCTTTCCTCGCGCTCAGCTGGGCGCCCACTCTGGTCGGCGTGCTGATCCCGGTCGCGATCCTCACGGTCGTGCATCGCCGCACTCTCTTCGGCACCTACCGGGTGCCGAAGACCGGCGATCCGTCCGACCGGATGCTGTTCTGGTGCGCGACCGGAGTGCTGGTCGTGCTGCTCCCTCTACTGACGGTGACGCACGAGGTGTGGATCCCGGCCACGGCGGCCGCTCTACTCCTCGTCGCGCTCTTCGCGGTGCGACGGCGGCACGTGCTGCGCCTGACGCTCGTGCCCTGGCAGGCGATCGGGCTCGCCGCTGCCCTGTTCGTGCTGGTCGAGACGGCGCACGCCAACGGCATCCTCGATTTCCTGACGTCGCTGGCGCCCGACGGTCACGCACCGGCCGAGCTCCTGCGCCTCGCTGCGGTCGGCGCGCTCACGGCGAACGGCGTGAACAACCTGCCGGCTTATCTGATCCTCGAACCCGCTGCGGGCGACCCGGTCGCGCTCATGGCGTTGTTGATCGGAGTGAACCTCGGTCCACTCGTCACTCCGTGGGCATCACTGGCCACGCTGCTGTGGCATCACCGCATCGTGTCGCTCGGCGTCGACATCCGCTGGGGCAGGTTCATGCTCTGGGGCCTCGTCGTCGCCGTGCCCACCGTCGCCGTCGCGACGCTGGCCCTCGCCCTCGTCGCCGGCTGA
- a CDS encoding APC family permease, whose protein sequence is MSRDVSDENRDSADAPPLAKRILIGDPLTSEQVDDQLLPKRMALPIFASDALSSVAYAPQELVMILLIGGLTFLSFTPLVAAAVVVLLIVVVLSYRQLIKAYPSGGGDYEVASKNLGEIPGVIVAAALLVDYVLTVAVSVASGVDNIISAVPGLDPFRVELAVGAVILIIIVNLRGVREASLVFAIPTYLFIGSVGFMIVTGLVRTFLGDAPVASSAEFSVQAENLSQAAVILLILRAFSSGCSALTGVEAVSNGVPAFRTPKIRNAQSTLVLMGSIAACLFAGLTALALITGVHYAENPCDLIGFDCTNPQPSLMAQISSATFGAGSILFFIVQAATACVLLLAANTAFNGFPLLGSVLARDGYAPKSLNTRGDRLVFSNGMIVLGIAAIAVLVVFQARLTTLIQLYIIGVFVSFSLGQIGMVRHWRRILRRPADEQGAVDGAEASDRRSARVGLIINSAGATLTVLVLVIVTITKFTHGAYLVFFAIPVLAFLMMGVKRYYRDVEHEIEIDDTTRFGATGDVAIVLVSKLQKPVVKAVDYAVAAKHGKTIAVHVAVDADAATALQKQWADHLMPIPLVILESPYRSFAQPVAQFIKQYRTKHGSSVVTVYLPQYIVGHWWESFLHNRRSRRLANQLMLVHGVSITLVPWLLDSSELIYGRRSRPLPGQERAGRPVVVNGRRAHRPAGPPQD, encoded by the coding sequence ATGTCGCGGGACGTGTCAGACGAAAATCGCGACAGCGCGGATGCGCCTCCTCTCGCCAAACGCATCCTCATCGGGGATCCGCTGACGAGCGAGCAGGTCGACGACCAGCTCCTCCCCAAGCGCATGGCGCTGCCGATCTTCGCGTCGGATGCACTGAGCTCCGTGGCGTACGCGCCGCAGGAGCTCGTGATGATCCTGCTGATCGGCGGATTGACGTTCCTGTCGTTCACCCCGCTGGTCGCCGCGGCCGTCGTCGTGCTGCTGATCGTGGTGGTGCTCAGCTATCGGCAGCTGATCAAGGCCTACCCCTCGGGCGGCGGCGACTACGAGGTGGCGTCGAAGAACCTCGGCGAGATCCCCGGCGTCATCGTCGCGGCGGCACTGCTCGTGGACTACGTGCTCACGGTCGCGGTCTCGGTCGCCTCGGGTGTCGACAACATCATCTCGGCCGTGCCGGGGCTCGACCCCTTCCGCGTGGAGCTCGCCGTCGGGGCCGTGATCCTCATCATCATCGTGAACCTCCGTGGGGTGAGGGAGGCGTCGCTCGTGTTCGCGATCCCGACGTACCTCTTCATCGGCTCGGTCGGCTTCATGATCGTGACCGGACTCGTGCGCACGTTCCTCGGCGATGCGCCGGTCGCCTCCAGCGCCGAGTTCTCTGTGCAGGCCGAGAACCTCAGCCAGGCCGCTGTGATCCTGCTGATCCTGCGCGCATTCTCGAGCGGATGCTCCGCACTCACCGGCGTGGAGGCCGTGTCGAACGGCGTGCCCGCGTTCCGCACCCCGAAGATCCGCAACGCCCAGTCGACGCTCGTGCTGATGGGCTCGATCGCGGCGTGTCTGTTCGCCGGGCTCACCGCCCTCGCGCTCATCACCGGCGTGCACTACGCCGAGAACCCCTGCGACCTGATCGGCTTCGACTGCACCAACCCGCAGCCGAGCCTGATGGCGCAGATCTCGAGCGCGACGTTCGGCGCCGGCAGCATCCTCTTCTTCATCGTGCAGGCCGCGACCGCGTGCGTGCTGCTGCTTGCCGCGAACACCGCGTTCAACGGCTTCCCGCTGCTCGGATCGGTGCTCGCCCGCGACGGCTACGCGCCGAAGTCGCTGAACACCCGCGGCGACCGGCTCGTCTTCTCGAACGGCATGATCGTGCTCGGCATCGCCGCGATCGCCGTGCTCGTGGTGTTCCAGGCGCGGCTGACCACGCTGATCCAGCTGTACATCATCGGCGTCTTCGTCTCGTTCTCGCTCGGACAGATCGGCATGGTGCGGCACTGGCGACGCATCCTCCGGCGCCCGGCCGACGAGCAGGGCGCGGTCGACGGCGCCGAAGCATCCGATCGCCGATCCGCCCGCGTGGGCCTGATCATCAACTCCGCCGGCGCGACCCTCACGGTGCTCGTGCTGGTGATCGTGACGATCACCAAGTTCACGCACGGCGCCTATCTGGTGTTCTTCGCGATCCCGGTGCTCGCCTTCCTCATGATGGGCGTCAAGCGGTACTACCGCGACGTCGAGCACGAGATCGAGATCGACGACACCACGCGCTTCGGAGCGACCGGAGACGTGGCGATCGTGCTCGTGAGCAAGCTGCAGAAGCCGGTCGTGAAGGCGGTGGACTACGCGGTCGCGGCGAAGCACGGCAAGACGATCGCGGTACATGTGGCGGTGGATGCGGATGCCGCGACCGCACTGCAGAAACAGTGGGCGGACCACCTCATGCCCATCCCGCTCGTGATCCTGGAGTCGCCGTATCGCTCGTTCGCGCAACCGGTGGCGCAGTTCATCAAGCAGTACCGGACGAAGCACGGCTCATCCGTCGTGACCGTCTATCTGCCGCAGTACATCGTGGGCCACTGGTGGGAGTCGTTCCTGCACAACCGCCGCTCCCGCCGCCTCGCGAACCAGCTGATGCTCGTGCACGGCGTATCGATCACGCTGGTGCCCTGGCTGCTCGACTCGTCGGAGCTGATCTACGGACGCCGCTCGCGCCCGCTGCCCGGACAGGAGCGTGCCGGACGACCGGTCGTCGTGAACGGGCGCCGCGCGCATCGCCCGGCCGGCCCGCCGCAGGACTGA
- a CDS encoding molybdopterin molybdotransferase MoeA, whose product MTGRRTVEDQLARVLAAVRVLPVETRAVRDAAGRTLARPATAAHDIPLFDNSAMDGFAVHAADVAAASEANPITLRVVADLPAGVALDPPLGPGEAARIMTGSPTPTAADTIVPFEDTAGGLADSLGEVQVLRAPAKAGVFVRRRGADLHAGDEVIGAGERLGPFQVAAAVAAGIAEVAVTRAPRVAVVSTGSELLAPGEPATRGRIPDSNGPLLEQLIAGADAEVVLVARVPDEADAVRRVTADAVERGAHVIVFTGGVSAGAYEPVRAAFDGGGQVEFVGVSMQPGKPQAFGVLQDGCLVFGLPGNPVSVAVSFEVFVRPALLALQGRAAIQRPRSVFTADAAWTTPPGRRQYLPAIVDLAARTVRPATAGGSGSHLAGGLARAHAFAIVPAEVEAVAAGDAIDVMLVE is encoded by the coding sequence ATGACCGGCCGCCGCACGGTCGAGGATCAGCTCGCCCGCGTGCTCGCCGCCGTGCGCGTGCTGCCCGTCGAGACCCGTGCGGTGCGGGATGCCGCCGGCCGCACTCTCGCTCGCCCCGCCACGGCCGCCCACGACATCCCCCTCTTCGACAACTCCGCGATGGACGGCTTCGCGGTGCACGCGGCCGACGTCGCCGCGGCATCCGAGGCGAATCCGATCACGCTGCGCGTCGTCGCCGATCTGCCCGCGGGGGTCGCACTCGATCCGCCGCTCGGCCCGGGCGAGGCCGCCCGCATCATGACGGGGTCGCCCACTCCCACCGCCGCCGACACGATCGTGCCCTTCGAGGACACGGCCGGAGGCCTCGCCGACTCCCTCGGCGAGGTGCAGGTGCTCCGGGCGCCCGCGAAGGCCGGGGTGTTCGTGCGCCGGCGCGGCGCCGATCTGCACGCGGGCGATGAGGTGATCGGCGCGGGCGAGCGGCTCGGCCCCTTCCAGGTCGCAGCCGCCGTCGCCGCGGGCATCGCCGAGGTCGCTGTGACGCGCGCGCCACGGGTCGCCGTGGTGTCGACCGGCAGCGAACTGCTGGCACCGGGCGAGCCCGCCACGCGCGGGCGCATCCCCGACTCGAACGGTCCACTGCTCGAGCAGTTGATCGCGGGGGCCGACGCCGAGGTCGTGCTCGTCGCACGAGTGCCCGACGAGGCCGATGCGGTGCGCCGCGTCACCGCCGATGCCGTCGAGCGCGGGGCCCATGTGATCGTGTTCACCGGCGGTGTGAGTGCGGGCGCCTACGAGCCCGTGCGTGCGGCGTTCGACGGTGGCGGGCAGGTCGAGTTCGTCGGGGTGTCGATGCAGCCGGGCAAGCCGCAGGCGTTCGGCGTGCTGCAGGACGGATGCCTGGTCTTCGGCCTTCCCGGCAACCCGGTGAGCGTCGCGGTCTCGTTCGAGGTGTTCGTGCGCCCTGCGCTGCTCGCGCTCCAGGGCCGCGCCGCGATCCAGCGCCCGCGCTCCGTGTTCACCGCGGATGCCGCATGGACCACCCCACCCGGGCGTCGCCAGTACCTCCCCGCGATCGTCGACCTCGCTGCGCGCACCGTGCGTCCGGCCACCGCCGGCGGATCGGGCTCGCACCTGGCCGGCGGACTCGCCCGAGCGCACGCGTTCGCGATCGTCCCCGCCGAGGTCGAGGCCGTCGCCGCGGGCGATGCGATCGATGTCATGCTGGTCGAATGA
- a CDS encoding sigma-70 family RNA polymerase sigma factor produces the protein MNRRRSLPEEIGAWVEIVVQDNADDLLRYLAHRVSPREDAADLLGKVLLILWEKGARVPTTDEAARMWCFGIARNVLREHRRHALKSLDLADALRAHLQHTAPLIDSAETIVETAMRADDVRVALGHLDERARELLMLIYWDDFTIAEAARLLHLNESTARTRHMRALRRLEAALEAAVRRVHNSSRLASPGGAHHALARGGTRATPASEEL, from the coding sequence TTGAACCGGCGACGGTCGCTCCCTGAGGAGATCGGTGCGTGGGTCGAGATCGTCGTGCAGGACAACGCCGATGACCTGCTCCGCTATCTCGCGCACCGTGTGAGTCCCCGCGAGGACGCCGCCGACCTGCTCGGGAAGGTGCTCCTCATCCTGTGGGAGAAGGGCGCGCGGGTACCCACGACCGACGAGGCCGCCCGGATGTGGTGCTTCGGCATCGCGCGGAATGTGCTGCGCGAGCATCGTCGGCACGCGCTGAAGTCACTCGATCTCGCCGACGCGTTGCGCGCTCACCTCCAGCACACGGCGCCCCTGATCGACTCGGCGGAAACGATCGTCGAGACGGCGATGCGTGCCGATGACGTGCGCGTGGCGTTGGGTCATCTCGACGAACGGGCGAGGGAGCTCCTGATGCTCATCTACTGGGACGACTTCACGATCGCCGAGGCCGCACGACTGTTGCACCTCAACGAGTCGACCGCGCGCACCCGCCACATGCGGGCGCTCCGCCGACTCGAGGCGGCGCTGGAGGCCGCCGTGCGCCGCGTTCACAACTCCTCAAGACTCGCCTCCCCCGGCGGCGCACACCACGCCCTGGCGCGAGGGGGCACCCGCGCGACCCCCGCTTCTGAGGAGTTGTGA
- a CDS encoding HesA/MoeB/ThiF family protein, producing MQPLVQPAPALDPTELVRTARHAVLAGIGEEGQRRLNAARVTVVGAGGIGSPVLLALAAAGVGSITVIDDDVVELTNLQRQLAHRIDDVGVHKTRSAARAITALAPQTVVAQMPERLDGANAERLLRGADVVVDTSDSFSTRRDVAAAAEALGLPLVWGAVQEWHAQATVFWSRPPEGDPVVLADLFPVGTEGEPPSCAQVGVLGALCVQVGGMLAGEVIKLVTGAGEPLLGRLAVIDALTARQHEISIRPARAENASAVTA from the coding sequence ATGCAGCCCCTCGTGCAGCCCGCGCCCGCTCTCGACCCGACCGAGCTCGTCCGCACCGCGCGGCATGCGGTGCTCGCCGGCATCGGTGAGGAGGGGCAGCGCCGGCTGAACGCCGCACGGGTGACCGTGGTCGGCGCCGGCGGAATCGGCTCTCCCGTGCTGCTCGCCCTCGCGGCGGCGGGCGTCGGGTCGATCACCGTGATCGATGACGACGTGGTCGAGCTCACGAACCTCCAGCGACAGCTCGCCCACCGCATCGACGACGTCGGCGTGCACAAGACGCGATCGGCCGCGCGGGCCATCACGGCGCTCGCCCCGCAGACCGTCGTCGCCCAGATGCCCGAACGCCTCGACGGCGCCAACGCCGAACGACTGCTGCGCGGCGCCGACGTCGTCGTCGACACGAGCGACTCCTTCTCGACCCGCCGCGACGTCGCCGCAGCCGCCGAGGCGCTGGGTCTTCCGCTGGTGTGGGGCGCGGTGCAGGAGTGGCATGCGCAGGCCACCGTGTTCTGGTCGCGCCCGCCCGAAGGTGACCCGGTGGTGCTCGCCGATCTCTTCCCCGTCGGCACCGAGGGCGAACCACCCAGCTGCGCCCAGGTCGGGGTGCTCGGGGCCCTGTGCGTGCAGGTCGGAGGGATGCTCGCGGGCGAGGTGATCAAACTCGTGACCGGCGCCGGCGAACCGCTGCTCGGCCGCCTCGCGGTGATCGATGCCCTCACCGCCCGACAGCATGAGATCTCGATCAGACCCGCACGCGCCGAGAACGCATCGGCGGTGACGGCATGA
- a CDS encoding TOBE domain-containing protein, which produces MQTYRIARAAQLLGVSDDTVRRWIDQGLLPVTDAVPAQIPGDALANRAVQLAEEATTADDVLSSARNRFVGLVTRVQIDGLMAQVDIQSGPHRVVSLMSAEAARELRLEIGSLATASVKATQVVVEIPKG; this is translated from the coding sequence ATGCAGACCTACCGAATCGCCCGCGCGGCGCAACTGCTCGGGGTGAGCGACGACACCGTCCGCCGATGGATCGATCAGGGGCTGCTGCCCGTGACCGACGCGGTTCCTGCGCAGATCCCCGGTGACGCGCTCGCGAATCGTGCGGTCCAGCTCGCGGAAGAAGCGACGACGGCCGACGACGTGCTCTCGAGCGCGCGCAACCGCTTCGTCGGGCTCGTCACGCGCGTGCAGATCGACGGGCTCATGGCGCAGGTCGACATCCAGTCCGGTCCGCATCGCGTCGTCTCGCTGATGTCGGCCGAGGCCGCGCGCGAGCTGCGCCTCGAGATCGGCTCCCTCGCCACCGCATCCGTCAAGGCCACCCAGGTCGTCGTCGAAATACCGAAAGGCTGA
- a CDS encoding molybdopterin-dependent oxidoreductase codes for MAQRSSGKRFIVWAALAGVIGGGVFLAVAELVALLVARAASPILAVGGFVIDIVPQPFKEFAIATFGEYDKIALLAGLGLAVLIASAIAGILQFVRPPLGVIALVIAGALSTAAIVTRAAVTPLAFLPPLLGTLAGSVILVLLARRLQAWKQAWKNDTAADAAADDAAPKGFDRRRFFVLAAIAGVSAAVVGVASRAVSGVVSSVETIRDALKLPSPRTKVTVPDGAELDVPGLSKLFTPNKDFYRVDTALTVPTIDPDTWRLVIDGMVDQRVELSFQDILDMGVDEYAITLTCVSNEVGGELVGNAMWLGVPLRDVLKKAGVKADADMVLSRSVDGYTASTPLSALTDDNLDAILAVGMNGEPLPLEHGFPVRMVVPGLYGYVSATKWLTELKITTFDADEAYWTPRGYSAEAPIKFSSRVDTPKIGEAVDAGKIPIAGVAWAQSVGIDRVEVRIDDGDWAPATLSAPINDDTWVQWFMEWDATPGTHYVAVRAINKNGDLQIEERAPIAPNGSSGWQRSLVRVN; via the coding sequence ATGGCGCAGCGCAGCAGTGGCAAGAGATTCATCGTGTGGGCCGCCCTCGCGGGCGTGATCGGCGGTGGCGTCTTCCTTGCGGTCGCAGAACTAGTCGCACTGCTCGTCGCGCGTGCGGCCAGCCCGATCCTCGCCGTCGGCGGATTCGTGATCGACATCGTGCCGCAGCCGTTCAAGGAGTTCGCGATCGCCACGTTCGGCGAGTACGACAAGATCGCGCTGCTCGCGGGCCTCGGTCTGGCGGTGCTGATCGCGTCCGCGATCGCCGGCATCCTGCAGTTCGTGCGGCCGCCGCTCGGTGTGATCGCTCTCGTGATCGCCGGCGCGCTCTCGACCGCCGCGATCGTGACCCGTGCTGCCGTGACCCCGCTCGCCTTCCTCCCGCCGCTCCTCGGAACCCTCGCGGGCTCCGTGATCCTCGTGCTCCTCGCCCGCCGCCTGCAGGCATGGAAGCAGGCGTGGAAGAACGACACGGCAGCGGATGCCGCGGCCGATGACGCCGCGCCCAAGGGCTTCGACCGTCGCCGCTTCTTCGTCCTCGCCGCGATCGCGGGAGTCTCCGCCGCCGTGGTCGGGGTGGCATCGCGCGCGGTGAGCGGCGTTGTGAGCTCGGTCGAGACGATCCGCGATGCGCTGAAGCTGCCCTCGCCCCGCACCAAGGTCACGGTGCCCGATGGTGCCGAGCTCGACGTGCCGGGCCTGAGCAAGCTGTTCACGCCGAACAAGGACTTCTACCGCGTCGACACCGCGCTCACCGTGCCCACGATCGACCCCGACACCTGGCGTCTGGTGATCGACGGCATGGTCGACCAGCGGGTCGAGCTGAGCTTCCAGGACATCCTCGACATGGGCGTCGACGAGTACGCCATCACCCTGACCTGCGTCTCGAACGAGGTCGGTGGCGAGCTGGTCGGCAACGCGATGTGGCTCGGGGTGCCGCTGCGCGACGTGCTGAAGAAGGCCGGGGTGAAGGCCGACGCCGACATGGTGCTCTCGCGCAGTGTCGACGGCTACACGGCGAGCACACCGCTCTCGGCGCTCACCGACGACAACCTCGACGCGATCCTCGCGGTGGGCATGAACGGTGAACCGCTGCCGCTCGAGCACGGATTCCCGGTGCGCATGGTGGTGCCCGGCCTGTACGGATACGTCTCGGCGACCAAGTGGCTGACCGAGCTGAAGATCACGACCTTCGATGCCGACGAGGCCTACTGGACTCCTCGCGGCTACAGCGCCGAGGCGCCGATCAAGTTCTCCTCGCGCGTCGACACCCCCAAGATCGGCGAGGCGGTGGACGCGGGCAAGATCCCGATCGCCGGTGTCGCTTGGGCGCAGTCGGTGGGGATCGACCGGGTCGAGGTGCGTATCGACGACGGCGACTGGGCTCCGGCCACACTGTCGGCGCCGATCAACGACGACACGTGGGTGCAGTGGTTCATGGAGTGGGATGCCACTCCGGGAACGCACTACGTGGCGGTGCGCGCGATCAACAAGAACGGCGATCTGCAGATCGAGGAGCGCGCGCCGATCGCCCCGAACGGTTCGTCGGGCTGGCAGCGCTCGCTCGTGCGCGTCAACTGA
- a CDS encoding molybdenum cofactor biosynthesis protein MoaE produces the protein MNDVRIAAVTEDSLDLDTHLAAVEDPKLGAVTTFVGRVRDNDPDAATAVVGLEYSSHPDAEATLRRLAAEAGDAAVPVVVAVSHRVGKLDVGDAAVVIAVASEHRAEAFEVCRAVIEAIKSDLPVWKRQLEVDGSSSWKGIGG, from the coding sequence ATGAACGACGTACGAATCGCCGCTGTGACCGAGGACAGCCTCGACCTCGACACGCATCTCGCCGCGGTCGAAGACCCGAAGCTCGGCGCCGTCACGACGTTCGTCGGACGCGTGCGCGACAACGATCCGGATGCCGCGACGGCGGTGGTCGGTCTCGAGTACAGCTCGCATCCGGATGCCGAGGCCACGCTGCGGCGGCTTGCGGCCGAGGCGGGAGACGCAGCCGTGCCGGTCGTGGTGGCCGTGAGTCACCGGGTCGGGAAGCTCGACGTGGGCGATGCCGCGGTCGTGATCGCCGTGGCATCCGAGCATCGCGCCGAGGCGTTCGAGGTGTGCCGGGCCGTGATCGAGGCGATCAAGAGCGATCTGCCCGTCTGGAAGCGTCAGCTCGAGGTCGACGGCTCGTCGTCATGGAAGGGCATCGGCGGCTGA
- a CDS encoding GTP pyrophosphokinase family protein, with the protein MTTLQVTEDSIRKTRELRDEFQRFLREYEFGMREVETKISILRDEFTHHHAYNPIEHVKSRLKTPDSIVEKIARKGIDEPDFERIRAEITDIAGVRVTCSFVADVYRLFDLLTAQDDITVRTVKDYIATPKDNGYKSLHAIIEVPVFLSTGALSVPVEVQFRTIAMDFWASLEHKIYYKFSNQVPSHLVESLTDAADAAAELDSRMERLHREAHGVPQRQLAPPPPPRIVPV; encoded by the coding sequence ATGACGACCCTTCAGGTCACCGAAGACTCCATCCGCAAGACGCGCGAACTGCGCGACGAGTTCCAGCGCTTCCTGCGTGAGTACGAGTTCGGGATGCGCGAGGTCGAGACGAAGATCTCGATCCTGCGCGACGAGTTCACCCACCACCACGCGTACAACCCGATCGAGCACGTGAAGAGCCGGCTCAAGACGCCAGACAGCATCGTCGAGAAGATCGCACGCAAGGGCATCGACGAGCCGGACTTCGAACGCATCCGCGCCGAGATCACCGACATCGCCGGTGTGCGGGTCACCTGCAGCTTCGTGGCCGACGTGTACCGGCTGTTCGATCTGCTCACCGCGCAGGACGACATCACGGTGCGCACCGTGAAGGACTACATCGCGACGCCGAAGGACAACGGCTACAAGAGCCTGCACGCGATCATCGAGGTGCCGGTGTTCCTGTCGACCGGCGCGCTCTCGGTGCCAGTCGAGGTGCAGTTCCGCACGATCGCGATGGACTTCTGGGCGAGCCTCGAGCACAAGATCTACTACAAGTTCTCGAACCAGGTGCCCTCGCATCTGGTCGAGAGCCTGACGGATGCCGCGGATGCCGCCGCCGAACTCGACAGCCGCATGGAGCGCCTGCACCGCGAGGCGCACGGCGTGCCGCAGCGGCAGCTCGCCCCGCCGCCTCCCCCGCGCATCGTCCCGGTCTGA
- the moaC gene encoding cyclic pyranopterin monophosphate synthase MoaC, translating to MSFPHLDSAGRAHMVDVTAKQPTVRTATARGFVRCSAEVIAALRDGTAPKGDVLAVARIVGIQAAKSTPALLPLAHVIGVHRANVELDVVDDGVHVEATVGTADRTGVEMEALTAVSVASLAIVDMIKGLDRAVVIEDVRIVAKSGGRSGDWVRPGEPDAGGSE from the coding sequence ATGAGCTTTCCCCACCTCGACTCCGCCGGCCGTGCCCACATGGTCGATGTCACCGCCAAACAGCCGACCGTCCGCACGGCCACGGCCCGTGGTTTCGTGCGCTGCAGCGCCGAGGTGATCGCCGCCCTCCGTGACGGCACCGCGCCGAAGGGCGATGTGCTCGCGGTCGCCCGGATCGTCGGCATCCAGGCCGCGAAGTCGACCCCCGCCCTGCTGCCGCTCGCCCACGTGATCGGCGTGCACCGCGCGAACGTCGAGCTCGACGTGGTCGACGACGGCGTGCACGTCGAGGCGACCGTGGGAACCGCCGACCGCACGGGCGTCGAGATGGAGGCGCTCACCGCCGTGTCGGTCGCCTCGCTGGCGATCGTCGACATGATCAAGGGACTCGACCGCGCGGTCGTGATCGAAGACGTGCGCATCGTCGCGAAATCCGGCGGTCGCTCGGGCGACTGGGTGCGCCCCGGCGAACCGGATGCCGGGGGCTCCGAATGA
- a CDS encoding MoaD/ThiS family protein — translation MTRVRYFAAAADAAGTDAEERGERSLLALREAVVAEHPALADILPRCAVLVDGVRTDGDLALDDALLIDVLPPFAGG, via the coding sequence ATGACGCGCGTGCGCTACTTCGCCGCTGCCGCCGACGCCGCGGGGACCGACGCCGAAGAACGCGGCGAGCGCTCGCTCCTCGCCCTGCGTGAGGCGGTCGTGGCGGAGCATCCGGCCCTGGCCGACATCCTGCCGCGCTGCGCCGTGCTCGTCGACGGCGTACGCACCGACGGCGACCTCGCGCTCGACGACGCCCTGCTCATCGACGTGTTGCCCCCGTTCGCCGGCGGCTGA